A genomic region of Trueperaceae bacterium contains the following coding sequences:
- a CDS encoding IS30 family transposase: MRSPGRPEPSRAVQREFWRLIASGITTVEAAAVGVSSPVAVRWFRHAGGMPPLSLVEPSKRYLSFAEREEIALLRAQDVGIREIARRIGRDASTISREVRRNSATRAGKPEYRALVAQWKAQQAAKRPKVAKLAVNTRLREYVQDRLSGAVRRPDGTSVAGPTPPAWKGLNKPHRADRRWSLSWSPEQISQRLKLDFPDDETMRISHEAIYQALFIEGRGALKRELVACLRAGRALRRPRERSRNRPQGHITADVVISERPAEASDRAVPGHWEGDLLIGTGRSAIGTLVERKSRSTLLVHLPRLEGWGEKPAVKNGPALGGYGAVAMTAALTASITKLPDQLRKTLTWDRGKELTAHAQFTLATGTKVYFADPHSPWQRATNENTNGLLRQYFPKGTDLSRWSAEDLEAVAFTLNNRPRKVLNWRTPAEVFNEQLQSLQQDGVATTD, encoded by the coding sequence ATGCGGTCACCGGGTCGGCCGGAGCCGTCGCGTGCGGTGCAGCGTGAGTTCTGGCGCCTGATCGCGTCGGGGATCACGACGGTCGAGGCGGCGGCGGTAGGCGTGTCATCGCCGGTAGCGGTGCGCTGGTTCCGGCATGCTGGTGGCATGCCGCCGTTGAGCCTGGTTGAGCCCTCGAAGCGTTACCTGTCTTTCGCTGAGCGTGAGGAGATCGCGCTGTTACGCGCACAGGATGTGGGTATTCGTGAGATCGCCCGCCGTATCGGGCGTGACGCCAGCACCATCTCACGGGAGGTGCGCCGTAACTCCGCGACCCGCGCCGGGAAGCCCGAGTATCGGGCGCTGGTGGCTCAGTGGAAGGCGCAGCAGGCCGCCAAGCGCCCCAAGGTAGCGAAGCTCGCGGTCAACACCCGGTTGCGGGAGTACGTGCAAGACCGGCTCAGTGGGGCTGTTCGTCGGCCTGATGGCACGAGCGTTGCCGGACCCACACCGCCAGCGTGGAAGGGGTTGAACAAGCCGCATCGGGCTGACCGGCGCTGGTCACTCTCGTGGAGCCCGGAGCAGATCTCTCAACGGTTGAAGCTCGATTTCCCTGATGATGAGACCATGCGGATCAGTCACGAGGCGATCTACCAAGCCCTGTTCATCGAGGGTCGCGGCGCGCTCAAGCGGGAGCTGGTCGCGTGCCTGCGCGCCGGGCGAGCGTTACGGCGACCGCGAGAACGATCACGCAACAGGCCGCAGGGGCATATCACTGCGGATGTGGTGATCTCCGAGCGGCCAGCGGAAGCATCTGATCGCGCCGTTCCCGGGCATTGGGAGGGAGACCTCCTCATCGGCACGGGCCGCTCCGCCATCGGCACCCTCGTGGAGCGCAAGAGCCGGTCCACGCTGTTGGTGCACCTACCGCGGCTGGAAGGCTGGGGTGAGAAGCCCGCGGTGAAGAACGGGCCCGCCCTAGGCGGTTACGGCGCGGTCGCCATGACCGCAGCCCTAACCGCGTCGATCACGAAGTTGCCCGATCAGCTCCGTAAGACGCTCACCTGGGATCGCGGCAAGGAACTAACGGCGCACGCCCAGTTCACCCTGGCCACCGGCACGAAGGTGTACTTCGCCGACCCGCACTCACCCTGGCAAAGGGCCACGAACGAGAACACCAACGGGCTGCTAAGGCAGTACTTTCCCAAAGGCACCGATCTATCGAGGTGGTCAGCGGAGGATCTGGAAGCCGTGGCCTTCACGCTGAACAACCGCCCCCGAAAAGTCCTCAACTGGAGAACCCCTGCAGAGGTATTCAACGAGCAGCTACAATCACTCCAACAAGACGGTGTTGCAACGACCGATTGA
- a CDS encoding integrase core domain-containing protein — MERSQQTDLRESRPTVDLRTRDLGMQLEYWQFHYNWHRPHGALGGKTPIDRCAKPSDITPPHEYLDHLYDPSQEQPRIRDSAADTTAGKLKRTL, encoded by the coding sequence GTGGAGCGTTCCCAGCAGACCGACCTAAGGGAGTCCCGGCCCACGGTTGACCTGAGAACGCGAGACTTAGGCATGCAGCTTGAGTACTGGCAGTTCCACTACAACTGGCATCGGCCGCACGGCGCGCTGGGCGGCAAGACCCCGATCGATCGCTGCGCGAAGCCAAGCGACATCACACCACCACACGAGTACCTAGACCATCTCTACGATCCCTCTCAGGAACAACCCAGAATCAGGGACAGCGCCGCCGATACCACCGCCGGCAAATTGAAACGAACACTATGA
- a CDS encoding SNF2-related protein has translation MRIIDNVNAFLGDDLKGAIKPGSQLRIAAGTFSIFAFEALKRELQSIKELEFIFTAPSFTATTATDKPAPEKRQFFIPNHKNQGVALYGSEFEIRLRNKLTQRAIARECADWVRQKATFRSNRTGAPMQPVATVDEHAAYFPIQGFTTSDLGYERGPAVSNYVTKFEGAAETRQFVQLFDQIWHNAEQLEDVTQAVYDHIASVYAENSPQRVYFLILYNLFSEFLDDISEDVLPNDLTGYQDTAIWHSLYSFQKDAATGVINKLETYNGCILADSVGLGKTFTALAVIKYYELRNKSVLVLTPKKLAENWTNYNANLTTNIFAKDRFNYDVLAHTDLTRDSGESLGIPLERVNWGNYDLVVIDESHNFRNADFAEERETRYQRLMRQVIREGVKTKVLMLSATPVNNRFNDLRNQLALAYEGESAQLAAKLNLSSSVEVVFRQAQRAFNEWSDLPPAERTPEAILALLDFDFFELLDSVTIARSRKHIQAFYDTTDMGAFPERLKPISVRPPLTDIANAPSFNAIFHELESLSLAVYAPLAYVFPSRLDKYEDRYGNAGTARNRLGGVIGNLGAASREKGIQKLMTVNLLKRLESSVEAFRLTLQRLESTVQEALDAVGDPAATVKDLSTAFGDLDADDDDFDLPTSATVGKKVQVDLADIDVESWRRDLELDISIIADLLAAIAGVTAKHDLKLRALEERIEAKLANPINPGNHKILVFTAFTDTADYLYRELAPWLSLKGFHTALVTGTGNPKTTLGKGYSFQQTLTLFSPRSKQRHLTMRNETAEIDVLIGTDCISEGQNLQDCDYLINYDIHWNPVRIIQRFGRIDRIGSTNERIQLVNFWPDITLDEYINLKERVENRMVIADLAATADDNVLTQEASDAAFRREQLRRLQEEVIELEDVRTGISITDLGLNDFRMDLLSYIKDDPTIATSPKGIHAVVPAQPEKGLKPGALFALRNSKADEMLNRGNRLHPYYLVYLDTEGKVIADHTEAKYLLDLIRSGCRNRDEPAWDVCRVFNAATLDGVEMGQYSRLLTEAIRSMIDVTEERDLDSLFSPGHTTALRQTISGLDDFELIAFLAIVEEPAT, from the coding sequence ATGCGCATCATTGACAACGTCAACGCGTTCCTAGGTGACGACCTCAAGGGTGCGATCAAGCCCGGTTCGCAACTGCGCATTGCGGCGGGCACATTCTCGATCTTCGCCTTCGAGGCGCTGAAGCGCGAGTTGCAATCTATCAAGGAGCTGGAGTTCATCTTCACTGCACCGTCGTTCACGGCGACGACTGCTACAGACAAGCCCGCACCTGAGAAGCGGCAGTTCTTCATCCCGAACCACAAGAACCAGGGCGTCGCTCTGTACGGCTCGGAGTTCGAGATCCGCCTGCGAAACAAGCTCACCCAACGCGCCATCGCTCGCGAGTGCGCCGACTGGGTGCGGCAGAAGGCAACGTTTCGCTCCAACCGCACCGGCGCGCCGATGCAACCGGTCGCGACAGTAGATGAGCATGCTGCCTACTTTCCTATCCAGGGTTTTACAACGTCCGATCTTGGTTACGAGCGTGGACCAGCGGTGTCGAACTACGTCACGAAGTTCGAGGGCGCCGCGGAGACGCGGCAGTTCGTACAGCTCTTCGACCAGATCTGGCACAATGCCGAGCAGCTCGAGGATGTCACGCAGGCGGTCTACGACCACATCGCTAGTGTCTACGCCGAGAACTCACCACAGCGGGTCTACTTCCTGATTCTCTACAACCTATTCTCCGAGTTCCTCGACGACATCAGTGAGGACGTGCTGCCGAACGATCTAACCGGATACCAAGACACGGCAATCTGGCATTCTCTATACAGCTTCCAGAAGGACGCCGCGACGGGCGTCATCAACAAGCTGGAGACCTACAACGGCTGTATCCTGGCCGATAGCGTCGGCCTTGGAAAGACGTTCACAGCTCTGGCGGTGATCAAGTACTACGAGCTCCGCAATAAGTCCGTGCTTGTCCTCACGCCCAAGAAGCTGGCTGAAAATTGGACCAACTACAACGCGAACCTGACAACAAACATCTTCGCGAAGGACCGATTCAACTACGACGTGCTTGCTCACACGGACCTTACGCGGGACTCCGGCGAGTCGCTCGGTATCCCACTCGAGCGCGTGAACTGGGGCAACTACGACTTGGTCGTAATCGACGAGTCACACAATTTCCGCAACGCCGACTTCGCGGAGGAACGCGAGACGCGTTACCAGCGCCTCATGCGCCAGGTCATAAGGGAAGGCGTCAAGACGAAGGTTCTGATGCTCTCTGCTACACCAGTCAATAACCGATTCAACGACCTCCGCAACCAGCTCGCGCTTGCCTACGAAGGCGAGTCGGCCCAACTCGCCGCAAAGCTAAACCTCTCGTCCAGCGTAGAGGTAGTTTTCAGACAAGCGCAGCGAGCCTTCAACGAATGGTCCGATCTACCGCCGGCAGAACGCACACCAGAAGCCATCCTCGCTCTCCTCGACTTCGACTTCTTCGAATTACTCGATTCCGTGACGATCGCCCGCTCCCGCAAACACATCCAGGCCTTCTACGACACGACCGACATGGGCGCCTTCCCGGAAAGGCTCAAGCCCATCTCCGTCCGGCCACCCCTAACGGACATCGCTAACGCCCCGTCATTCAATGCCATCTTCCACGAACTCGAATCTCTCTCGCTGGCCGTTTACGCACCGTTGGCGTACGTGTTTCCAAGCAGGTTGGACAAGTACGAGGATCGCTATGGCAACGCGGGCACGGCTAGAAACCGGCTCGGCGGCGTTATTGGCAATCTCGGTGCGGCGAGTAGAGAAAAAGGCATTCAGAAGCTTATGACCGTAAACCTTCTCAAGCGCCTTGAATCGAGTGTTGAGGCTTTCCGGCTCACGCTTCAGCGCCTTGAGTCCACAGTACAAGAAGCGCTTGATGCTGTCGGCGATCCTGCAGCAACCGTCAAGGACCTTTCGACGGCGTTCGGCGACCTTGATGCGGATGACGACGATTTCGACTTACCGACCAGCGCAACAGTCGGCAAGAAGGTGCAAGTAGATCTGGCTGATATTGACGTAGAGTCTTGGCGCCGCGATCTCGAGCTGGACATTAGCATCATCGCTGACCTGCTTGCAGCGATCGCCGGGGTCACCGCCAAGCATGACCTGAAGTTGCGTGCGCTAGAAGAGCGAATAGAGGCGAAGCTCGCCAACCCGATCAATCCCGGAAACCACAAGATCCTGGTCTTCACGGCCTTCACGGATACTGCCGACTATCTGTACCGAGAATTGGCGCCGTGGCTATCTCTCAAGGGTTTCCACACTGCCCTTGTAACCGGCACAGGTAACCCCAAGACGACTCTCGGCAAGGGTTACAGCTTCCAGCAGACACTGACGCTGTTCTCTCCGCGCTCGAAGCAACGACATCTAACGATGCGGAACGAGACAGCCGAGATCGACGTACTGATCGGCACCGACTGCATTAGCGAAGGGCAGAATCTCCAGGACTGCGACTACCTGATCAACTACGACATCCACTGGAACCCGGTCCGCATCATCCAACGCTTTGGTCGCATCGACCGAATCGGGTCGACGAACGAGCGCATCCAGCTTGTGAACTTCTGGCCCGACATCACTCTCGATGAGTACATCAACCTGAAGGAGCGCGTCGAGAACCGCATGGTCATCGCCGACCTGGCCGCGACGGCCGACGACAACGTACTCACGCAGGAAGCTAGTGACGCCGCCTTCCGCAGGGAGCAACTCCGTCGACTCCAGGAGGAGGTAATCGAGCTGGAGGATGTGCGCACCGGCATCAGCATCACCGACCTCGGCCTGAATGACTTCCGCATGGACCTGCTCAGCTACATTAAGGATGACCCAACTATCGCAACCTCGCCGAAGGGTATCCACGCGGTCGTACCAGCCCAGCCGGAAAAAGGGCTCAAGCCCGGGGCGCTTTTCGCCCTCCGGAACAGCAAGGCCGACGAGATGCTCAACCGCGGCAACCGCCTCCACCCGTACTACCTCGTCTACCTCGACACCGAGGGCAAGGTGATCGCCGACCACACTGAGGCAAAGTACCTACTTGACCTGATCCGGTCAGGGTGCCGAAACCGTGACGAACCCGCCTGGGATGTCTGTCGTGTCTTCAATGCCGCCACCCTTGATGGCGTCGAGATGGGCCAGTACAGTAGGCTACTGACAGAGGCGATCCGCTCGATGATCGACGTGACTGAGGAACGCGACCTCGACAGCCTCTTCAGTCCCGGTCACACCACAGCACTGCGGCAGACCATCTCCGGCCTCGACGACTTCGAACTGATCGCCTTTCTTGCCATCGTCGAGGAGCCCGCAACGTGA